Below is a genomic region from Actinomadura sp. NAK00032.
TCGTTCTGGGTCCCCGCGCTGATCTACAAGAAGGACGTCATGCCGGGGTACACCAACGAGTTCGAGTTCACGGCGAACAAGCTCGGCACCTATGAGGGCCGCTGCGCCGAACTCTGCGGCGTCGACCACAGCAAGATGCTGTTCCAGCTGCGTGTCGTGACGCCGGAGCAGTACGACAAGTTCATCGCAGATTCGAAGCAAGCACTGGCCGCGGGAGGTGGGAAGTGACCGCGACGAGTCACGCCCCGAGCGCGCCGATCGCCGCGCCGCGGACGAGCAAGGGGCGCCTCATCGCCTCCTGGATGTCGTCCACCGACCACAAGGTGATCGGCTACCTCTACCTGATCACCTCGTTCTTCATGTTCCTGTTCGGCGGCGTGCTCGCGCTGCTCATCCGCGCCGAGCTGTTCGAGCCGGGACTGCAGGTCGTCAGCAACGAGCAGTACAACCAGCTGTTCACCATGCACGGCACGATCATGCTGCTGATGTTCGCGACGCCGCTGTTCGCGGGCTTCACCAACGTGATCATGCCGCTGCAGATCGGCGCCCCGGACGTGGCGTTCCCGCGGCTGAACATGCTGGCGTACTGGCTGTTCCTGTTCGGCAGCCTGATCGTCATCGCGGGCTTCCTGACCCCGGGCGGCGCGGCCAGCTTCGGATGGTTCGCCTACGCCCCGCTGTCGGACGCGGTCCGCTCGCCGGGCATCGGCGGCGACATGTGGGTGATGGGCCTGGCGATGTCGGGTTTCGGCACCATCATGGGCGCGGTCAACTTCATCACCACGATCCTGTGCATGCGCGCGCCGGGCATGACGATGTTCCGGATGCCGATCTTCACCTGGAACGTCCTGCTGACCTCCATCCTGGTCCTGCTGGCGTTCCCGGTCCTCGCCGCCGCGCTGCTGGCCCTGGAGGCCGACCGCAAGCTGGGCGCGCACATCTTCGACGCCGCGCACGGCGGCGCGCTGCTATGGCAGCACCTGTTCTGGTTCTTCGGGCATCCGGAGGTCTACATCATCGCGTTGCCCTTCTTCGGCATCGTGACGGAGATCCTCCCGGTGTTCAGCCGCAAGCCGGTCTTCGGCTACATCGGCCTGGTCTTCGCGACCATCAGCATCACCGGCCTCTCCATCACGGTGTGGGCGCACCACATGTTCGTGACCGGCCAGGTCCTGCTGCCGTTCTTCTCCTTCATGTCGTTCCTCATCGCCGTGCCCACGGGGGTGAAGTTCTTCAACTGGGTGGGGACGATCTGGCGAGGACAACTGACGTTCGAATCGCCGATGCTGTGGTCGCTGGGCTTCCTGGTGACGTTCCTGTTCGGCGGTCTGACCGGCGTCATCCTGGCGTCCCCGCCGATGGACTTCCAGCTGTCGGACTCCTACTTCGTGGTGGCGCACTTCCACTACGTCGTCTTCGGCACCGTGGTGTTCGCGATGTTCGCGGGCTTCTACTTCTGGTGGCCGAAGTGGACCGGCAAGATGCTCAACGACAAGCTCGGCCACGTGCACTTCTGGCTGCTGTTCATCGGCTTCCACGGCACGTTCCTCGTGCAGCACTGGCTGGGTGCGGCGGGCATGCCGCGCCGGTACGCCGACTACGCCGCCGAGTTCCACGGGCTGAACGAGATCTCGACGATCTTCTCGTTCATCCTGGGCGCCTCGATGCTGCCGTTCTTCTACAACGTCTACATCACGTGGAAGAAGGGCAAGAAGGTCGAGGTCGACGACCCGTGGGGCTACGCCAACTCGCTGGAGTGGGCGACGTCCTGCCCGCCGCCGCGGCACAACTTCAACTCGATCCCGAAGATCCGTTCCGAGCGGCCGGCGTTCGACCTGCACCACCCGCACGTGGGTGCCAAGGGCGAGCTCGCCGGGGCGAAGGGGGAGTAGCCGATGCGCGTCCAGGCGTTCATGTTCTACGGCTGCGCGGTCTTCTTCCTCGCGACCGACGTCGTGTACTGGCTCTGGTCCAAGGACTGGACGGGCACGACGGCGCTCGGCCTCGCGGTCGGCCTCGCCGGGCTGATCGGTTTCTACGTCCACTTCACGATCCGCCGCCTGGAGCGGGCGAACTCGGGCCCGCTGTTCGAGGACGACCCGCAGGGCGAGATCGCGGACGCGGCCGGTGAGCTGGGCTTCTTCAGCCCGCACAGCTGGTGGCCGCTGTGGGTCGCGCTGTCGGCCTCGGCGGTGGCGCTCGGCATCGTGTTCGGCTGGTGGCTGGTGATCCTCGGCGTGGCCAGCGCGATCCTGACCACCATCGGTCTCGTCTTCGAGTACTACCGGGGTCATTTCGCCCACTAGTCGGTAAAAGACTCCCATCGGGGGCCGGTGTCCGCTTTTTAGCGGGTACCGGCCCTTTCACATACTGGGCGCCGTTCCAGCCACCGGGCTGGGCAAGGCGGACCGATCGCCCAGGAGGACGACCGGGGGGTCCACATGCGGGTGGGTGGCTCAGGACCGGGGGAGCGGGGCCGGCGCACTGCCGCCGTGCTCGTCGGCGCGAGCGTCGTGGCGGGGGCCGCGGCGTGCTCGGGCGGCGAGCCGGAGGCCGCGGACGCGGTAC
It encodes:
- the ctaD gene encoding cytochrome c oxidase subunit I → MSSTDHKVIGYLYLITSFFMFLFGGVLALLIRAELFEPGLQVVSNEQYNQLFTMHGTIMLLMFATPLFAGFTNVIMPLQIGAPDVAFPRLNMLAYWLFLFGSLIVIAGFLTPGGAASFGWFAYAPLSDAVRSPGIGGDMWVMGLAMSGFGTIMGAVNFITTILCMRAPGMTMFRMPIFTWNVLLTSILVLLAFPVLAAALLALEADRKLGAHIFDAAHGGALLWQHLFWFFGHPEVYIIALPFFGIVTEILPVFSRKPVFGYIGLVFATISITGLSITVWAHHMFVTGQVLLPFFSFMSFLIAVPTGVKFFNWVGTIWRGQLTFESPMLWSLGFLVTFLFGGLTGVILASPPMDFQLSDSYFVVAHFHYVVFGTVVFAMFAGFYFWWPKWTGKMLNDKLGHVHFWLLFIGFHGTFLVQHWLGAAGMPRRYADYAAEFHGLNEISTIFSFILGASMLPFFYNVYITWKKGKKVEVDDPWGYANSLEWATSCPPPRHNFNSIPKIRSERPAFDLHHPHVGAKGELAGAKGE
- a CDS encoding cytochrome c oxidase subunit 4; the encoded protein is MRVQAFMFYGCAVFFLATDVVYWLWSKDWTGTTALGLAVGLAGLIGFYVHFTIRRLERANSGPLFEDDPQGEIADAAGELGFFSPHSWWPLWVALSASAVALGIVFGWWLVILGVASAILTTIGLVFEYYRGHFAH